One genomic region from Pyrobaculum islandicum DSM 4184 encodes:
- a CDS encoding ATP-grasp domain-containing protein has translation MVAIVYDVIREEEKMLIKAAERMGIQLRFVKVGEAMDINGWEPDVYLIRTLSHNKGIIAAAVVEGNGGISVNSSVAIATSWNKAVSLAKLKRAGLPIPKTTVLFGETDIEIRKRSIVKTVSGSWGRKVALVSTPEELKLLLRSAEGEVLMLQEMIGTGEDIRIFVVGDRAVAAMRRIPPEGDWRSNAARGGKTLPQDIDGELEELAIKAAKAVGAFYAGVDILIGDRLYVNEVNGIPEFKALTKTTGVDIASHIVQMLLELKKRG, from the coding sequence GTGGTAGCTATAGTATACGACGTAATTAGAGAGGAAGAGAAAATGCTTATTAAAGCCGCTGAGAGAATGGGAATACAGTTGAGATTTGTAAAAGTGGGTGAAGCTATGGATATAAACGGCTGGGAGCCCGATGTCTACCTCATACGTACGTTGAGCCATAACAAGGGGATTATAGCGGCGGCGGTTGTTGAAGGTAACGGCGGAATATCTGTTAACTCTTCTGTGGCGATTGCGACAAGTTGGAATAAAGCGGTATCTCTTGCAAAATTAAAGAGGGCAGGTTTGCCCATACCTAAGACAACAGTTTTATTTGGCGAGACAGATATAGAGATCAGAAAGAGATCTATTGTAAAGACCGTGAGCGGTAGTTGGGGTAGAAAAGTCGCACTTGTGTCAACGCCAGAGGAGCTCAAGCTATTACTTAGATCGGCGGAGGGCGAAGTGTTGATGCTCCAGGAGATGATAGGCACTGGTGAGGATATTAGAATTTTTGTTGTAGGAGATAGAGCGGTTGCAGCCATGAGGAGGATACCGCCTGAGGGCGATTGGAGGAGTAACGCAGCGCGCGGAGGCAAAACACTTCCGCAAGACATAGACGGCGAGTTAGAAGAGCTTGCTATAAAAGCGGCTAAGGCCGTCGGCGCGTTTTATGCAGGCGTGGATATTTTAATCGGCGATAGGTTATACGTCAACGAGGTTAATGGGATACCGGAGTTTAAAGCTTTGACAAAGACAACCGGGGTAGATATAGCAAGTCATATAGTACAAATGTTGCTAGAACTTAAGAAAAGAGGCTGA
- a CDS encoding AIR synthase family protein, with the protein MKIGKIPPDVLERLVFNRRGAPRREVLVGPAIGEDAAIIDLGGYYLAIHTDPISGSIKLLGYLAVYVPTNDIAVRGIPPMWLSIALLFPPETDETLLDEVTKQIDLAAREVNVAIVGGHTEVTSAVGRPVAIATAIGVGRRYISTSGAKPGDVVFMTKSAGQETASILATDFENEALKKGINKEVLDRAKELAKAVSVLREALALADLATSMHDPTEGGIANGLAEIAYASGVSIEVDPSKVIVYREVEELCSAFGIDPLETLSSGVLLATLPPDSVQEAEERLKKLGIPYSQIGRVTPVATSL; encoded by the coding sequence ATGAAAATTGGCAAAATCCCGCCCGATGTGCTTGAGCGCCTTGTTTTTAACAGAAGGGGGGCGCCTAGGCGGGAGGTGCTGGTGGGCCCAGCTATAGGCGAAGACGCGGCGATAATCGACTTAGGAGGTTACTATTTGGCAATTCACACAGACCCCATATCTGGCTCTATAAAACTGCTCGGCTATCTCGCGGTGTATGTGCCTACTAATGACATAGCTGTAAGGGGAATCCCCCCGATGTGGCTTTCTATAGCTCTCCTCTTCCCTCCAGAAACTGACGAGACCCTCCTTGACGAAGTGACAAAACAAATAGATCTAGCCGCTAGAGAGGTCAATGTGGCTATAGTTGGAGGTCACACTGAGGTTACATCCGCAGTTGGTAGACCGGTGGCTATAGCAACAGCAATAGGCGTAGGAAGGCGTTATATCTCTACCTCCGGAGCTAAGCCCGGCGACGTTGTATTCATGACGAAATCCGCCGGTCAAGAAACCGCGTCTATACTCGCCACAGATTTTGAAAACGAGGCCCTCAAAAAGGGGATAAATAAGGAGGTGTTAGACAGAGCTAAAGAGTTGGCAAAAGCTGTTTCTGTGTTGAGGGAGGCTCTCGCCCTTGCGGATTTAGCTACATCTATGCACGACCCGACTGAGGGCGGAATTGCCAACGGACTAGCCGAAATTGCATATGCTTCTGGGGTATCTATAGAGGTGGATCCCAGTAAAGTAATTGTGTACAGGGAGGTTGAAGAGTTGTGTTCTGCCTTTGGGATAGATCCCTTGGAGACTTTAAGCTCCGGCGTTTTATTAGCCACATTGCCGCCCGACTCTGTACAAGAGGCCGAGGAAAGACTTAAGAAACTCGGCATCCCATATTCACAAATCGGTAGGGTGACCCCCGTGGCAACTTCCTTGTGA